ATCGTAGACGCGCCCCACGGGCCGGCCCGCCGCTCGAAGCCGCTCCGGCCGGCTCGTTCGGCGACTGTTCACCTCGGGGTCCGCGCCCGTTCACGGGCGGCTGCCAGAGTGCGGGCGTCCCGCCCCCCGACGAAGGACGACGATGCGCGACGCGTACCACGAGGAGCTCGCTGCCCTGACCGAGGCGCTGGTCGAGATGACCCGCCTGGTCGGCTCGGCGATCAGCCGGGCGTCCACCGCACTGCTCGACGCCGACCTGGCGCTGGCCGAGAGCGTGATCCACGCCGACGACGCGGTCGACGCGCTGCGCGACGACATCGACCGGCGGGCCATGGACCTGCTGGCCCGGCAGCAGCCGGTCGCCAGCGACCTGCGCACGATCGTCACGACGCTGAAGATGAGCGCCGACCTGGAGCGGATGGGCGACCTGGCGCGGCACGTGGCGCGGGCTGCCCGTCGCCGGTTCCCGGACCCCGCCGTGCCCGCCCCGCTGCGCGCCACCATCGTCGAGATGGGTCAGGTGGCCGAGCGGCTCGTGGCCAAGGCCGGCGGGGTCATCGCGTCGCACGACGTCGCCGCGGCGCTCGAGATCGAGCGGGACGACGACGCGATGGACCGGCTGCACCGCGAGCTGTTCGCCGCGCTGCTCGACGTGTCGGAGCCCTACGGCATCGAGGCGGCGATCGACGTGACGCTGGTGAGCCGCTACTACGAGCGGTTCGCCGACCACGCCGTCGCGGTGTCGCGCCGGGTCGTCTTCCTCGTCACCGGCCAGCAGCCGCAGGAGCTCACCGAGCCGGTCTGAGTGTCCCTGCCCCCCGGCCGTGGCCGACGAGGCGGTCGCACGGGCTCAGCAGAGAGCGCAGCCTCCGCCATGATCGTCCCCTGACACGACAAAGGACGGGTCCTCTCGGCCAAGCGGCCCGGGAC
The sequence above is drawn from the Actinomycetes bacterium genome and encodes:
- the phoU gene encoding phosphate signaling complex protein PhoU, whose amino-acid sequence is MRDAYHEELAALTEALVEMTRLVGSAISRASTALLDADLALAESVIHADDAVDALRDDIDRRAMDLLARQQPVASDLRTIVTTLKMSADLERMGDLARHVARAARRRFPDPAVPAPLRATIVEMGQVAERLVAKAGGVIASHDVAAALEIERDDDAMDRLHRELFAALLDVSEPYGIEAAIDVTLVSRYYERFADHAVAVSRRVVFLVTGQQPQELTEPV